In Leptospira stimsonii, one DNA window encodes the following:
- a CDS encoding TlpA family protein disulfide reductase, with the protein MKFLPFFPSKKNISFLFLLLIPLGTGFSEPLSNFAFYNLKWERTVLSDSLREFSKKDILILNFTGSTCQPCKEQVPVLQRLTKEANLSSRGEFRIRFWVIFVGDDFLTGQEYSKILKLEKDTEVLIDPLSASYSQIKIVGLPTVLVLDANQEVLLRTEGFTKDGTNTFENFLHSLEGRK; encoded by the coding sequence ATGAAGTTTCTTCCTTTCTTTCCTTCTAAAAAAAATATTTCCTTCCTGTTCCTTTTGTTGATTCCTTTGGGAACCGGGTTCTCCGAACCCCTTTCTAATTTTGCCTTTTACAATCTGAAATGGGAAAGAACCGTTCTTTCCGATTCTCTTAGGGAATTTTCCAAAAAAGATATCTTGATTTTGAACTTTACGGGTTCCACGTGTCAGCCTTGTAAGGAGCAGGTTCCGGTTCTTCAGCGTCTTACGAAGGAGGCGAATCTTTCGTCTCGAGGAGAGTTTAGGATTCGATTCTGGGTGATTTTCGTAGGAGACGATTTTCTTACAGGACAAGAATATTCTAAAATTCTAAAATTAGAAAAGGATACGGAGGTTCTGATCGATCCTCTCTCAGCAAGTTATTCTCAGATCAAAATCGTCGGCTTGCCTACGGTGCTTGTCCTGGATGCGAATCAGGAAGTTCTTTTAAGAACGGAAGGTTTCACCAAAGATGGAACGAACACGTTTGAGAATTTCCTACATTCTCTTGAAGGAAGAAAATGA
- a CDS encoding cag pathogenicity island protein CagA → MRIWIPLLLLFVWIPFSIFAQTKPSKIYVHKLKVNGNVETGLENRFRNGIINSVLHNFEGKYTIVDDESMVVLYKQLEALQKMDCSDEICLKQIADAIDANEVISGTISSKNGLIYVSLRNQTRDSKTLSYSIKSTFQMEFPEFLMDYYAGETGRKLIDPKYNPDLNQIPASTSGNMSVAFLKIKPVPGTDLNSMEFKTSDKILEGVLEEVREELDQAAKYTLSKDYSESTEIYARILHAFNERLSEESRKKLESFVKQIQTSITNNYSLEYKEKINDIDRDLFEPKKQTPEDLGKHLNAYVLLAEEYSSKVPEKHRQIQIQQSIQERKDQVESALFSLREKEADRAYSIFDFSLASKLYGSLLKDLVSKTGSQFKSLKDLVQKKAEVAEKTGRSHLTNRLETLYLRIEKEFTVEALSSTEEEKEERQNAIHEAFRDGIVTLAKSEFTSLSQIERIKKEIKKVNQKLKEPISLQEQLDSLLHEGLETQNPTQIINSHQLGADWESKTGLFWGSAKSKLRDILETAVKLPNPNGEFRKLLNIHYQSAQTEMEKSEKTTSNSKNILNSEYSKKKIKRQLSQKETYWESAKGTFNWYQASQICSSRDLRLPTIDELEDSYESGETESWTTNDEERRYWSSSISMGENGAYNLDVFKGEIRWDHLSNYAGVRCLK, encoded by the coding sequence ATGCGCATTTGGATTCCTCTTCTATTACTTTTTGTATGGATTCCTTTCTCGATCTTTGCGCAGACAAAACCTTCTAAAATTTACGTCCATAAATTGAAAGTTAACGGAAATGTTGAAACCGGCTTAGAAAATCGCTTTCGAAACGGGATCATCAATTCGGTCTTACACAACTTCGAAGGAAAATATACGATCGTGGACGACGAATCTATGGTCGTTCTTTATAAACAATTGGAAGCCCTTCAAAAGATGGATTGTTCGGATGAAATCTGTTTAAAACAGATCGCCGATGCGATCGACGCAAACGAAGTCATTTCGGGAACGATCTCTTCCAAAAACGGATTGATCTACGTTTCTCTTCGAAACCAAACAAGAGATTCCAAAACGCTTTCTTATTCGATCAAGTCCACGTTTCAGATGGAATTTCCCGAATTTCTGATGGATTATTACGCCGGAGAAACGGGAAGAAAACTCATCGATCCGAAATACAATCCGGACCTCAACCAGATTCCGGCATCCACGAGCGGGAACATGAGCGTCGCGTTCTTAAAGATCAAGCCGGTTCCCGGTACCGATCTCAATTCTATGGAATTTAAGACTTCCGATAAAATTTTAGAAGGAGTTTTGGAGGAAGTAAGAGAAGAATTGGATCAGGCGGCAAAATATACACTTTCAAAAGATTATTCGGAATCGACAGAAATCTATGCTCGCATCTTACACGCGTTTAACGAACGACTTTCGGAAGAATCTCGTAAAAAATTGGAATCATTCGTCAAACAGATCCAGACGAGTATCACGAACAATTACAGTTTGGAATATAAGGAAAAGATAAACGATATAGATCGGGATCTTTTCGAACCCAAAAAACAAACACCGGAAGATCTTGGGAAACACCTAAACGCCTATGTCTTGTTAGCCGAAGAATATTCTTCCAAAGTTCCGGAAAAACACAGACAAATTCAAATTCAACAAAGTATTCAGGAAAGGAAGGACCAAGTCGAATCCGCTTTGTTCTCCTTGAGAGAAAAAGAAGCTGATCGGGCGTATTCCATTTTTGATTTTTCGCTCGCGTCCAAATTGTACGGAAGTCTTTTGAAGGATCTCGTTTCCAAAACAGGATCCCAATTTAAATCACTGAAAGATCTAGTTCAGAAGAAGGCCGAGGTCGCGGAAAAGACGGGACGTTCTCACCTTACGAATCGTTTGGAGACACTGTATCTTCGGATTGAAAAAGAATTCACAGTTGAAGCGTTGTCTTCCACGGAAGAGGAAAAAGAGGAGCGCCAAAACGCGATTCATGAGGCCTTTCGAGACGGAATCGTAACCTTAGCAAAGTCGGAGTTCACCAGCCTTTCACAAATTGAAAGAATCAAAAAAGAAATCAAAAAAGTGAATCAAAAACTCAAGGAACCCATTTCTCTTCAGGAACAATTGGATTCACTTTTACACGAAGGTTTGGAAACGCAGAATCCGACTCAGATCATCAACAGTCATCAGCTTGGCGCAGATTGGGAATCTAAGACCGGACTTTTCTGGGGCTCCGCTAAATCCAAATTAAGGGACATTTTAGAAACCGCGGTTAAACTTCCGAATCCGAACGGTGAATTCAGGAAACTACTCAACATCCACTACCAGAGCGCGCAAACCGAAATGGAAAAATCGGAAAAAACCACGTCTAATTCTAAGAATATTCTAAATTCAGAATATTCTAAGAAAAAGATAAAGAGGCAACTTTCTCAAAAAGAAACGTATTGGGAATCCGCAAAAGGAACTTTTAACTGGTATCAGGCGAGTCAAATTTGTAGTTCTCGGGATCTTCGTCTGCCCACTATCGATGAATTAGAAGATTCTTATGAAAGCGGGGAAACAGAATCTTGGACGACAAACGACGAGGAAAGACGGTATTGGTCTTCTTCGATTTCCATGGGAGAAAACGGCGCCTACAATCTTGATGTCTTTAAGGGCGAGATTCGCTGGGATCATCTGAGCAACTACGCCGGAGTTCGTTGTCTTAAGTAA
- a CDS encoding DUF1564 domain-containing protein, with the protein MGYLAFNQNEEITSRLQENRMETVTVLIPERTLKRWGEKNARALPKKIPQLLRTYGKYLTATKRLGKKAGKTLYQPSPGIGKMKRMNVRLSTGSWIFLGTLAQAHGVSRCYLFNYLLWLEELGVGDSIVQTVNAGAPTFHRYYSYILDLDLLENQVTRRLQTEPASIFFVLDYRDWFPD; encoded by the coding sequence ATGGGTTACTTAGCTTTCAACCAAAACGAAGAAATTACATCCAGGCTCCAGGAAAATAGAATGGAAACCGTAACGGTTCTGATTCCGGAACGTACGTTGAAACGTTGGGGAGAGAAAAACGCAAGGGCGCTTCCCAAAAAAATTCCGCAACTGTTGAGGACGTATGGGAAATATTTAACCGCGACGAAACGTCTTGGAAAAAAGGCCGGAAAGACTTTGTATCAGCCGAGTCCTGGAATTGGAAAGATGAAGCGAATGAATGTCCGCTTAAGTACGGGAAGTTGGATCTTTTTAGGGACACTGGCGCAAGCCCACGGTGTTTCCAGGTGTTATCTTTTTAATTATCTGCTTTGGTTGGAAGAATTGGGAGTCGGAGATTCTATTGTGCAAACCGTGAATGCGGGAGCTCCCACTTTTCACAGATATTACAGTTATATTCTCGATCTAGATTTATTAGAAAATCAGGTAACAAGACGGCTTCAAACCGAACCTGCTTCCATTTTTTTCGTCTTAGATTATCGAGATTGGTTTCCGGACTAA
- a CDS encoding long-chain fatty acid--CoA ligase: protein MKSTMMNYQLTVPAILRRAIDVHPEKQIVTKMNDESIHRYTYSDFYTRVTKLIDALRKAGIQPGDRIATFGMNHYRHLEVYFAAPSMGAVLHTLNVRLFPEQLVYIVNDAEDSIIFVDKSLSKILSELLPQFKKSPQFIIMDDLEAMDAAELPGSIDYETFLKKGDENAVELPEIEENEAAGMCYTSGTTGNPKGVVYSHRSIYLHTMSISMFDSLGVCEKETVLPVVPMFHANAWGIPFACVFTGAMLVLPGKHLLGHGLASLMEEEKVSIAAGVPTIWNVLYQHLKKNSYDLSRLHTMVVGGSAAPQSMIEGFKNDFEIHILHAWGMTEMSPVGTVCRLKTTMNNFRETEKLHILSKQGLAVAGVEIKVIDDQGNRIPKDGKTPGELVVRGPWITASYYGNPSQESFTEDGWFRTGDVVTIDEHSYIQITDRKKDLIKTRGEWISSVEMESQVLKSPGVLEAAVVAKPDSVRGEVPVVFVVAKEGESIDKKSILEVLKVHFANWQLPNHEDIRQIETIPKTSVGKFDKKVLRTWL, encoded by the coding sequence GTGAAATCAACGATGATGAATTATCAACTTACCGTTCCCGCGATCTTAAGAAGAGCGATCGACGTTCATCCGGAAAAACAGATCGTAACGAAGATGAACGACGAATCGATCCATCGATATACGTATTCGGATTTTTATACTCGAGTGACGAAGTTGATCGACGCTCTGCGAAAAGCGGGAATCCAACCCGGAGATAGGATCGCAACTTTTGGAATGAATCATTATCGACATTTAGAAGTCTACTTCGCGGCGCCTTCGATGGGCGCGGTCTTGCACACCTTAAACGTAAGATTGTTTCCGGAACAATTGGTCTATATCGTAAACGATGCGGAAGATTCCATCATCTTTGTGGACAAGAGTTTGAGTAAGATTCTTTCGGAGCTCCTTCCGCAGTTTAAGAAAAGCCCCCAGTTTATCATCATGGATGATTTGGAGGCGATGGATGCGGCCGAACTTCCTGGTTCGATCGATTACGAAACGTTCTTAAAGAAAGGCGATGAGAACGCGGTCGAATTACCGGAGATAGAAGAGAACGAGGCGGCGGGAATGTGTTACACTTCCGGGACGACTGGAAATCCGAAGGGAGTCGTTTATAGCCATCGATCGATCTATCTTCATACGATGTCGATCTCTATGTTCGATAGTCTGGGAGTTTGCGAGAAGGAAACCGTTCTTCCCGTCGTTCCGATGTTTCACGCAAACGCTTGGGGAATACCGTTTGCTTGTGTTTTTACCGGCGCGATGCTCGTCCTTCCTGGAAAACATCTCTTAGGACACGGGCTGGCATCCTTAATGGAAGAGGAGAAAGTGAGCATCGCGGCGGGTGTTCCGACGATTTGGAACGTACTCTATCAACATCTCAAAAAGAATTCATACGATTTGAGTCGATTGCATACGATGGTGGTCGGAGGTTCGGCGGCGCCGCAGTCGATGATAGAAGGATTTAAGAATGATTTTGAAATCCATATTCTTCACGCATGGGGAATGACGGAGATGTCTCCGGTAGGAACCGTTTGTAGACTGAAAACGACGATGAACAATTTTAGAGAAACAGAAAAATTGCATATACTTTCCAAACAAGGACTTGCGGTAGCGGGTGTGGAAATAAAAGTAATCGACGATCAAGGAAACCGGATTCCGAAAGACGGAAAAACTCCGGGCGAGCTCGTAGTGAGAGGACCTTGGATCACTGCATCATATTATGGAAATCCGAGCCAAGAATCGTTTACGGAGGATGGATGGTTCCGGACCGGAGACGTGGTCACGATCGATGAACATTCTTACATACAAATTACGGATCGAAAAAAGGATCTGATCAAAACAAGAGGAGAATGGATATCGAGTGTCGAAATGGAGAGCCAGGTTTTGAAATCTCCTGGAGTTTTGGAAGCCGCAGTCGTTGCTAAGCCGGATTCGGTTCGAGGAGAAGTTCCGGTCGTATTCGTGGTCGCGAAAGAGGGAGAATCCATCGATAAAAAAAGTATATTAGAAGTATTGAAAGTCCATTTTGCAAATTGGCAACTTCCGAACCACGAAGACATACGTCAGATCGAAACCATCCCGAAGACGAGCGTGGGAAAATTCGACAAAAAAGTCTTGAGAACCTGGCTTTAA
- a CDS encoding LCP family protein, whose amino-acid sequence MEQNNRLTVSFSGLKWNRGIDLESKEPSKKTSGWLLYIAAGILLFSALIFLISKFNRTGLEEKIAAGKPIYFLFHAVGDSEEYEFGLLATLFPSNNRCALYFIHPITSFDDPDDSLDLLKSGAKSSVKSAVTDLIGTKPHYTISLSASNWIRIVDLLGGLSIYMDNRTVRNSSEYNRQDGVYTMSGQDVYDYAVTMDKKENLDYLDRISREESIVLTLYETLTQRKEFLTTPLLIFAHSLVETDLSKEDFISLVKFVNSRRIQFGISELPGEPLNDPKTKKTYLKTDIARARVAFRKFSKDMNSDVFADAEFGRTEVLNGTEVAGLAKDVRSILSDKRIKVLAADNAWKKGFPKTVVIDRSGNTAIMDRISTVLEKAEVHHVLRKDQGLDATVVVGSDYEPRK is encoded by the coding sequence ATCGAGCAAAATAACCGTTTGACAGTCAGCTTTTCCGGTTTGAAATGGAATCGAGGCATAGATTTGGAGTCAAAAGAACCTTCTAAAAAAACGTCGGGTTGGTTGCTTTATATCGCGGCCGGCATTCTCTTATTTTCCGCACTCATCTTTCTGATCAGCAAATTCAATCGAACCGGTTTGGAAGAAAAAATCGCCGCCGGAAAACCGATTTACTTTCTCTTTCATGCCGTCGGCGATTCCGAGGAATACGAATTCGGACTTTTGGCGACTTTGTTTCCTTCGAACAATCGTTGCGCCCTTTACTTCATTCATCCGATCACTTCTTTCGACGATCCGGATGATTCTCTTGACCTTCTCAAATCCGGAGCGAAGTCCTCCGTAAAAAGTGCGGTCACCGATCTCATCGGAACCAAACCTCATTATACGATCAGCCTCTCCGCTTCGAATTGGATTCGAATCGTGGATCTCCTCGGCGGCTTGAGCATTTATATGGACAATAGAACCGTCCGAAATTCTTCCGAATACAATCGCCAGGACGGTGTTTATACCATGTCCGGTCAAGACGTCTACGACTACGCGGTCACGATGGACAAAAAGGAGAATCTCGATTATCTAGACCGTATCAGTCGGGAAGAAAGTATCGTCCTGACGCTCTACGAAACCCTCACTCAAAGAAAAGAGTTTCTCACAACTCCTCTTCTGATCTTCGCTCATAGCCTTGTGGAAACCGATCTTTCCAAAGAAGATTTTATTAGTCTTGTGAAGTTTGTTAACTCAAGAAGAATTCAATTCGGCATCTCCGAGCTTCCGGGAGAACCGCTGAACGATCCGAAAACGAAAAAGACGTATCTCAAAACCGATATCGCAAGGGCCAGAGTCGCCTTTCGGAAGTTTTCAAAAGACATGAACTCCGACGTCTTTGCGGACGCGGAATTCGGTAGGACCGAAGTTTTGAACGGAACCGAAGTCGCCGGTCTTGCAAAAGACGTTCGGAGTATTCTTTCCGATAAAAGAATCAAGGTTTTGGCCGCGGACAACGCGTGGAAAAAAGGGTTTCCGAAAACCGTTGTGATAGACCGCTCGGGCAACACGGCGATCATGGATAGAATCTCTACCGTTTTGGAAAAAGCGGAAGTGCACCACGTATTGAGAAAGGATCAGGGTCTGGACGCAACCGTCGTCGTAGGCTCGGATTACGAACCGAGAAAATAA
- the rsfS gene encoding ribosome silencing factor, translating into MNSAPKQTPATKEILRIIHDIMVDKKCEEISILNLETVNSYLSYFVICTVNSAVQANAVAREVRKTLKEFKLAHKEADKTGTSATSGWTLLDFGEIIIHIMTPEKREYYNLDRLWRDAKRMEI; encoded by the coding sequence ATGAATTCCGCTCCAAAACAAACACCCGCAACCAAAGAAATTCTCCGGATCATCCACGACATCATGGTGGATAAAAAATGCGAAGAAATCAGCATTCTGAATTTAGAGACCGTAAACAGTTATCTTAGTTATTTCGTGATCTGCACCGTAAACTCCGCCGTCCAGGCGAACGCGGTCGCAAGAGAAGTCAGAAAAACATTAAAAGAATTTAAATTAGCTCACAAAGAAGCGGACAAGACCGGAACTTCAGCGACCTCCGGTTGGACCCTTCTCGACTTCGGCGAAATCATCATTCATATCATGACTCCCGAAAAAAGAGAATACTACAATCTGGACAGACTCTGGCGAGACGCCAAGAGAATGGAAATCTAA
- a CDS encoding MBOAT family O-acyltransferase translates to MIFNSAVFIYFFLIVLAVCYFFAAKKTSRRIQNIFLLIASYTFYGWWDWIFLILIISTSVSNFYIALLIEQKESPKIRGWLLFLAVIIDMGMLGFFKYYNFFIENLGVAVKTSAGLFGVEDPTLFQDATFLQIILPVGISFFTFQTLSYVIDVYFRKLKADTNLIDFSLFVCFFPQLVAGPIERAGDLLPQIKEDRKINLDLFYKGCLLLLVGYYMKTYVADNLAELVNLVFLDNPLIYKTNPDLAGGHSAIHTILAFIAFFFQIYCDFAGYSYIARGSAFLLGFNLSENFITPEFSVNFRELFRRWHVTLNRWFTDYVYIPLGGSKVSKLYNFRNLFIIFGLSGIWHGASWNFAFWGLCCGLYIVLYMIFREPFDRLKLFAKTKFPILNHAFFTKGFFFWSCFFTTFMFAMTSIFFRSYDSNHAKILFLGIFENFLTLKGPNDQISVFNYFTEILKVIGPLLVWDYFHFKKNSAFFIFEKPAVIRILTYLFFFYCIVLKGVFGKNVIYFAF, encoded by the coding sequence ATGATTTTTAACTCCGCCGTTTTTATTTATTTTTTCCTGATCGTCTTGGCGGTCTGTTATTTTTTCGCCGCTAAAAAAACCTCAAGAAGAATACAGAATATTTTTCTTCTCATCGCATCCTACACTTTTTACGGTTGGTGGGACTGGATCTTTTTGATCCTTATCATTTCCACTTCGGTCTCCAACTTCTACATCGCACTTCTCATCGAACAAAAAGAATCGCCCAAGATTCGGGGATGGCTTTTGTTTTTAGCCGTCATCATCGATATGGGGATGTTGGGCTTCTTCAAATATTATAATTTCTTTATAGAGAATTTGGGAGTCGCCGTCAAAACCTCTGCCGGACTTTTCGGAGTAGAAGATCCGACTCTTTTTCAAGACGCAACCTTCCTTCAGATCATTCTTCCGGTGGGAATCAGCTTTTTTACCTTTCAGACTCTTTCCTATGTGATCGACGTCTACTTTCGTAAATTAAAGGCCGATACGAATCTCATCGACTTCTCGCTTTTTGTTTGTTTTTTTCCTCAGTTGGTCGCCGGACCGATCGAAAGAGCGGGAGACCTTCTTCCGCAGATCAAGGAAGACAGAAAGATCAATCTGGATCTTTTTTACAAGGGTTGCCTTTTGCTTCTTGTAGGTTATTACATGAAAACCTATGTCGCTGACAATCTCGCGGAACTCGTAAATCTCGTTTTCTTGGACAATCCTTTGATCTACAAGACCAATCCGGATTTAGCGGGCGGTCACTCCGCGATTCATACGATTCTTGCGTTTATCGCTTTCTTTTTTCAGATCTATTGCGACTTCGCCGGCTATTCTTACATCGCGAGGGGTTCCGCATTCTTACTAGGATTCAACCTCAGTGAAAACTTTATCACACCTGAGTTCAGCGTAAACTTCAGAGAACTTTTTCGGAGATGGCACGTTACCCTCAACCGCTGGTTCACCGATTACGTTTACATTCCGTTAGGTGGAAGTAAAGTAAGTAAACTTTATAATTTTAGAAACCTATTTATTATTTTCGGACTTTCCGGAATTTGGCACGGAGCGAGTTGGAACTTCGCGTTTTGGGGACTCTGTTGCGGGCTTTATATCGTCCTCTACATGATTTTTCGTGAGCCTTTCGATCGACTCAAACTTTTTGCGAAGACCAAATTTCCGATTCTAAATCATGCGTTCTTCACCAAAGGGTTTTTCTTTTGGTCCTGTTTTTTTACGACGTTTATGTTCGCGATGACTTCGATCTTTTTCAGAAGTTACGACAGTAACCACGCCAAAATTCTTTTCTTGGGAATCTTCGAAAACTTCTTAACTCTCAAAGGTCCAAACGATCAGATCAGCGTCTTTAACTATTTTACGGAAATCCTAAAGGTCATAGGTCCGCTTCTCGTCTGGGATTACTTTCATTTTAAGAAGAATTCAGCATTCTTTATATTCGAAAAACCTGCCGTGATTCGGATTCTTACTTATCTTTTTTTCTTTTACTGCATAGTTCTGAAAGGTGTGTTCGGCAAAAATGTCATTTACTTCGCTTTTTAA
- a CDS encoding thioredoxin domain-containing protein produces the protein MVECRKFFTNRKISFTRPKENNSMKLNPQNANRLAKEKSPYLQQHATNPVDWFPWGEEAFAKAREEDRMIFLSIGYATCHWCHVMERESFENQTIADYLNSHFVSIKVDREERPDIDRIYMDALHAMDQQGGWPLNIFLTPEGKPITGGTYFPPEPKYGRKSFLEVLNILNKVWGEKRQELVAASSELSQYLKESGEARAATKVEGDFPPENCFESGFTLYEGYYDSDFGGFKTNHTNKFPPSMGLSFLLKYHHSSGNKKALEMVEDTLLAMKQGGIYDQVGGGLCRYSTDHHWLVPHFEKMLYDNSLFLETLVECSQVSSKIPAESYAMDVISYLHRDMRIPGGGICSAEDADSEGEEGLFYIWDLKEFREVCGEDSTILERYWNVSEGGNFEGKNILHERFRTSTVNFTEEQKRKVESALERGKKKLLERRSQRIRPLRDDKILTSWNGLYIKALVKAGAAFQKEEFLNLAEETYSFLEKNLISKEGRILRRFRDGESGILGYSNDYAEMISASIALFETGRGIRYLKNAVRWMDDVIRLFRSPAGVFYDTGSDGENLLRRSVDGYDGVEPSANSSLADSLVRLSSLGVDSDRYREIAESIFVFFTKELSTHALSYPYMLSAYWKYKNHSQEIVLIRKNRDAGKELLSVIQKKYLPKAAVAVIVEEELVEARTLSALFEGRDSGGDALAYVCENFSCKLPVSSVEDLEKQLK, from the coding sequence ATGGTTGAATGCAGGAAGTTTTTTACAAATCGAAAAATCAGTTTTACGAGACCAAAAGAGAACAATTCAATGAAATTAAATCCACAAAACGCGAACAGGCTTGCCAAAGAAAAAAGTCCGTATCTCCAACAACACGCAACCAATCCGGTAGACTGGTTTCCTTGGGGCGAGGAAGCCTTTGCGAAAGCTAGGGAAGAAGATCGAATGATTTTTTTGTCAATCGGTTATGCGACCTGTCATTGGTGTCACGTGATGGAACGCGAATCTTTTGAAAATCAAACAATAGCGGATTATTTAAATTCACATTTTGTTTCGATCAAAGTGGATCGAGAGGAAAGGCCCGATATCGATCGAATCTATATGGATGCCTTGCACGCGATGGATCAGCAAGGTGGATGGCCACTCAATATTTTTTTAACTCCCGAAGGAAAGCCGATCACGGGCGGAACGTATTTTCCTCCGGAACCCAAGTATGGAAGGAAGAGTTTTTTAGAAGTTTTGAATATCTTAAACAAGGTCTGGGGTGAAAAACGCCAGGAGTTGGTCGCGGCTTCCTCCGAATTATCCCAGTATCTAAAAGAATCCGGAGAGGCTCGCGCGGCTACGAAAGTGGAAGGCGATTTCCCACCGGAGAATTGTTTTGAATCCGGTTTCACATTGTATGAAGGATACTACGATTCCGATTTCGGAGGATTCAAAACCAATCACACGAATAAGTTTCCACCGAGTATGGGACTTTCGTTTTTGCTAAAGTATCACCATTCTTCCGGAAACAAAAAAGCATTGGAGATGGTGGAAGACACTCTTCTCGCGATGAAACAAGGAGGAATCTACGATCAGGTAGGCGGAGGACTCTGTCGTTATTCCACGGATCATCACTGGCTTGTTCCTCATTTTGAAAAGATGCTCTACGATAATTCCCTATTCTTAGAAACCCTTGTGGAATGTTCTCAGGTTTCTTCGAAGATTCCGGCGGAGTCGTATGCGATGGATGTGATTTCGTATCTTCATCGAGATATGAGAATTCCCGGAGGAGGGATCTGTAGCGCTGAGGACGCGGACTCGGAAGGCGAAGAAGGATTGTTTTATATCTGGGATCTAAAAGAATTTCGAGAAGTCTGCGGAGAAGATTCTACGATACTCGAACGCTATTGGAACGTAAGCGAGGGCGGAAACTTCGAAGGGAAGAATATTTTGCATGAACGTTTTCGAACGAGCACCGTAAATTTTACCGAAGAACAAAAAAGAAAAGTCGAATCCGCTCTGGAGAGAGGAAAGAAAAAACTCCTAGAAAGAAGAAGTCAGAGAATTCGTCCTCTGAGAGACGATAAGATTCTTACTTCATGGAACGGATTGTATATCAAAGCCCTTGTAAAGGCCGGAGCCGCGTTTCAAAAAGAGGAGTTTCTGAATCTCGCTGAGGAAACTTATTCCTTTCTTGAAAAAAATCTGATTTCAAAAGAGGGAAGAATTTTGCGTCGTTTTCGAGACGGAGAATCCGGTATATTAGGATATAGTAATGATTACGCGGAAATGATTTCCGCCTCGATCGCTCTTTTCGAAACCGGTCGCGGAATTCGTTATTTAAAAAACGCGGTGCGATGGATGGACGACGTCATTCGATTGTTCCGTTCTCCGGCCGGCGTCTTTTACGATACGGGAAGCGACGGGGAGAATCTTTTGAGAAGGAGCGTGGACGGATATGACGGAGTGGAACCTTCGGCGAACAGTTCTTTGGCGGATTCTTTAGTGCGTTTGTCTTCGCTTGGGGTCGACTCGGATCGGTATCGCGAAATCGCTGAGTCGATCTTCGTTTTCTTTACGAAGGAGCTTTCCACACACGCTCTCAGTTACCCTTATATGCTCTCGGCTTATTGGAAATATAAGAACCATTCTCAAGAGATCGTTTTGATTCGGAAGAATCGGGATGCTGGAAAGGAGCTCTTATCCGTGATTCAAAAGAAGTATCTTCCGAAGGCCGCGGTCGCGGTGATCGTCGAAGAAGAATTGGTAGAAGCGAGAACGTTATCCGCGCTTTTTGAAGGACGGGATAGCGGTGGCGACGCGCTCGCCTATGTTTGCGAAAACTTTTCTTGCAAACTCCCCGTGAGTTCTGTAGAAGATCTGGAAAAACAGCTAAAGTAA